In Pseudomonas fluorescens, one genomic interval encodes:
- the livM gene encoding high-affinity branched-chain amino acid ABC transporter permease LivM, whose amino-acid sequence MSSTTQKSIDIKKSLVEAILAGLIALIVFGPIVGVVLEGYSFNLEPTRVAWIIGIVMIGRFALSLFLQTPKGLKILDGFESTGSGVHVLPADHKSRLRWIIPLLIVLAVIVPFVSNSYLLGVVILGLIYVLLGLGLNIVVGLAGLLDLGYVAFYAIGAYGLALGYQYLGLGFWTVLPLAAITAGLAGCILGFPVLRLHGDYLAIVTLGFGEIIRLILNNWLSLTGGPNGMPAPLPTFFGLEFGKRAKDGGVPFHEFFGIAYNPDVKYYFIYTVLFLVVLAVLYIKHRLVKMPVGRAWEALREDEIACRSMGLNHVLVKLSAFTIGASTAGLAGVFFATYQGFVNPTSFTFFESALILAIVVLGGMGSTIGVVIAAFVLTVAPELLRGFAEYRVLLFGILMVLMMIWRPRGLIRISRTGVTPRKGAIHYERTAP is encoded by the coding sequence ATGTCTTCAACCACCCAAAAATCCATCGATATCAAAAAAAGTCTGGTTGAGGCGATTCTGGCCGGCCTGATTGCCCTGATCGTGTTCGGTCCGATTGTCGGCGTCGTGCTCGAAGGCTACAGCTTCAACCTCGAACCAACCCGCGTGGCGTGGATCATCGGCATTGTCATGATCGGCCGCTTTGCCTTGAGCCTGTTTCTGCAGACGCCCAAGGGCCTGAAGATTCTCGATGGATTCGAGAGCACCGGCTCCGGTGTGCATGTGCTGCCTGCCGATCACAAATCACGCCTGCGCTGGATCATTCCGCTGTTGATTGTGCTGGCGGTGATTGTGCCGTTTGTCTCCAACTCGTACCTGCTGGGCGTGGTCATCCTCGGGCTGATCTACGTGCTGCTGGGTCTGGGGCTGAACATTGTGGTCGGGCTGGCCGGTCTGCTCGATCTCGGTTACGTGGCTTTTTACGCCATCGGCGCCTATGGTCTGGCGCTGGGTTATCAATACCTCGGGCTGGGCTTCTGGACCGTGCTGCCACTGGCGGCAATCACTGCCGGTTTGGCCGGCTGCATCCTCGGTTTCCCGGTGCTGCGTCTGCACGGCGACTATCTGGCGATCGTGACCCTGGGCTTCGGTGAAATCATTCGCCTGATCCTTAACAACTGGCTGTCGCTGACCGGCGGGCCGAACGGCATGCCGGCGCCATTGCCGACCTTCTTCGGTCTGGAATTCGGCAAGCGGGCCAAGGATGGCGGGGTGCCGTTCCATGAGTTCTTCGGCATCGCCTACAACCCGGACGTGAAGTATTACTTCATCTACACGGTTTTGTTCCTGGTGGTACTGGCCGTGCTGTACATCAAGCATCGTCTGGTGAAAATGCCGGTGGGTCGCGCTTGGGAAGCCCTGCGCGAAGATGAAATCGCCTGCCGCTCGATGGGCCTCAACCACGTACTGGTCAAGCTTTCGGCGTTCACCATCGGCGCATCGACCGCGGGCCTGGCCGGGGTGTTTTTCGCCACCTATCAAGGCTTCGTCAACCCGACCTCGTTCACCTTCTTCGAATCGGCGCTGATCCTCGCCATCGTCGTGCTCGGCGGCATGGGCTCGACCATCGGCGTGGTGATTGCGGCATTCGTGTTGACGGTTGCTCCGGAACTGCTGCGCGGCTTCGCTGAATACCGCGTGCTGCTGTTCGGCATCCTGATGGTGTTGATGATGATCTGGCGACCTCGCGGGCTGATTCGCATCAGCCGTACCGGGGTCACTCCACGTAAAGGTGCCATTCACTATGAGAGGACTGCGCCATGA
- a CDS encoding ABC transporter ATP-binding protein, which produces MSEVVLSVEKLMMHFGGIKALSDVSLKVKRNSIFALIGPNGAGKTTVFNCLTGFYKASGGKIELNVRGKQTNVIQLLGESFKPTDFVSPKSFLSRLYYKMFGGTHLVNRAGLARTFQNIRLFKEMSVLENLLVAQHMWVNRNMLAGILNTKGYRKAESDALDCAFYWLEVVDLVDCANRLAGELSYGQQRRLEIARAMCTRPQIICLDEPAAGLNPQETEALSAMIRLLRDEHDLTVVLIEHDMGMVMSISDHIVVLDHGVVIAEGGPEAIRNDPKVIAAYLGADEEELV; this is translated from the coding sequence ATGAGTGAAGTCGTACTCTCTGTGGAAAAACTGATGATGCACTTCGGTGGCATCAAGGCCCTGAGCGATGTCAGCCTCAAGGTCAAACGCAACTCGATCTTCGCCCTGATCGGCCCCAACGGCGCCGGCAAGACCACGGTGTTCAACTGCCTGACCGGGTTCTACAAGGCCTCCGGCGGCAAGATCGAACTCAACGTGCGCGGCAAGCAGACTAACGTCATCCAGCTGCTGGGCGAGTCGTTCAAACCGACCGACTTCGTCTCGCCGAAAAGCTTCCTCAGTCGCCTGTACTACAAGATGTTCGGCGGCACCCATTTGGTGAACCGCGCCGGCCTGGCCCGGACCTTCCAGAACATTCGCCTGTTCAAGGAAATGTCGGTGCTGGAGAACCTGCTGGTGGCGCAGCACATGTGGGTCAACCGCAACATGCTCGCCGGCATCCTCAACACCAAGGGCTACCGCAAGGCCGAAAGTGATGCGCTGGACTGCGCGTTCTACTGGCTGGAAGTGGTCGATCTGGTGGACTGCGCCAACCGTCTGGCCGGTGAACTGTCCTACGGCCAGCAACGCCGTCTGGAAATCGCCCGGGCCATGTGCACGCGGCCGCAGATCATCTGCCTCGACGAACCGGCTGCTGGCCTCAACCCTCAGGAAACCGAAGCGCTGAGCGCGATGATCCGGCTGCTGCGCGACGAGCACGATCTGACCGTGGTGCTGATCGAACACGACATGGGCATGGTCATGAGCATTTCCGACCACATCGTGGTGCTGGATCACGGCGTGGTCATCGCCGAAGGCGGGCCTGAAGCCATTCGCAACGATCCGAAAGTGATTGCCGCCTACCTGGGCGCCGACGAAGAGGAGCTGGTATGA
- a CDS encoding ABC transporter ATP-binding protein — MSKPILELKDLDVFYGPIQALKGVSLQINEGETVSLIGSNGAGKSTLLMSIFGQPRAAGGQILYQGVDITHKSSHYIASNGIAQSPEGRRVFPDMTVEENLLMGTIPIGDKYAKEDMQRMFELFPRLEERRTQRAMTMSGGEQQMLAIARALMSRPKLLLLDEPSLGLAPIVVKQIFATLRELAKTGMTIFLVEQNANHALKLSDRAYVMVNGEIRLTGTGKELLVNEEVRNAYLGGH; from the coding sequence ATGAGCAAACCGATCCTCGAACTCAAAGACCTGGACGTGTTCTACGGCCCGATCCAGGCCCTCAAGGGCGTGTCGCTGCAGATCAACGAAGGCGAGACCGTCAGCCTGATCGGCTCCAACGGCGCGGGTAAATCGACCCTGCTGATGTCGATCTTCGGCCAGCCGCGCGCGGCGGGTGGGCAGATCCTCTATCAAGGCGTCGACATCACCCACAAGTCCTCGCACTACATCGCCTCCAACGGCATCGCGCAGTCGCCGGAAGGGCGGCGGGTGTTCCCCGACATGACCGTCGAGGAGAACCTGCTGATGGGTACCATCCCGATCGGCGACAAATATGCCAAGGAGGATATGCAGCGCATGTTCGAGCTGTTCCCGCGGCTCGAAGAGCGCCGCACTCAGCGGGCGATGACCATGTCCGGCGGCGAGCAGCAGATGCTCGCCATTGCCCGTGCGCTGATGAGCCGGCCGAAGCTGTTGTTGCTCGATGAACCGAGCCTGGGCCTGGCGCCGATCGTGGTGAAGCAGATCTTCGCCACCCTGCGGGAACTGGCGAAAACCGGCATGACCATTTTCCTCGTCGAGCAGAACGCCAACCATGCGTTGAAGCTGTCGGATCGGGCGTACGTGATGGTCAACGGCGAGATTCGTCTGACCGGTACCGGTAAGGAGTTGTTGGTGAATGAGGAGGTGCGTAACGCTTACCTGGGCGGGCACTGA
- a CDS encoding SDR family oxidoreductase, whose translation MSNTLFITGATSGFGEACARRFAEAGWKLVLTGRRAERLDALCAELSKQTEVHGLVLDVRDRKAMEEAIANLPPSFAKLRGLINNAGLALGVDPAPKCDLDDWDTMVDTNVKGLMYSTRLLLPRLIAHGRGAGIVNLGSIAGNYPYPGSHVYGATKAFVKQFSLNLRCDLQGTGVRVSNIEPGLCESEFSLVRFAGDQERYNATYAGAEPIQPQDIAETIFWVLNAPAHININSLELMPVSQTWAGFAIERNKA comes from the coding sequence ATGTCCAACACCCTGTTTATTACCGGCGCAACCTCCGGTTTTGGTGAAGCCTGTGCCCGTCGTTTCGCCGAGGCTGGCTGGAAACTGGTGTTGACCGGCCGTCGTGCAGAACGTCTCGACGCGCTGTGCGCCGAGTTGTCGAAGCAGACTGAAGTGCATGGTCTGGTGCTCGACGTGCGTGACCGCAAGGCGATGGAAGAGGCAATTGCCAATCTGCCGCCGTCGTTCGCCAAGCTGCGTGGCCTGATCAACAACGCCGGGCTGGCGCTGGGCGTCGATCCGGCACCCAAATGCGACCTCGACGACTGGGACACCATGGTCGACACCAACGTCAAGGGCCTGATGTACAGCACTCGTCTGCTGCTGCCGCGTTTGATCGCTCACGGCCGTGGCGCCGGTATCGTCAACCTCGGCTCCATCGCCGGCAACTACCCGTACCCGGGCAGCCACGTGTATGGCGCGACCAAGGCGTTCGTTAAGCAATTCTCGCTGAACCTGCGTTGCGACCTGCAGGGCACTGGCGTGCGTGTCAGCAACATCGAGCCGGGTCTGTGCGAAAGCGAGTTCTCGCTGGTGCGCTTTGCCGGTGACCAGGAACGCTACAACGCCACTTACGCCGGTGCTGAGCCGATCCAGCCGCAGGACATCGCCGAGACCATCTTCTGGGTGCTCAACGCCCCGGCGCACATCAACATCAACAGCCTGGAGCTGATGCCGGTGAGCCAGACCTGGGCGGGGTTTGCGATTGAGCGTAACAAGGCCTGA
- a CDS encoding cation diffusion facilitator family transporter yields MSNRGEQSLLKQSTILMFAVSIAGIVTGFVSGSQSILFDGFFSLIATFIKVLMLITARLIAKESNHRFQFGFWHLEPMVLLIEGSFLLLIAIYAFLNGVFGIINGGREIELGLVIIYAAVFTVVEFAYFFYVRRRNRKLKSSLIQFDNISWLVDAMLSVGLLISFLAALLLKAQGFDEWAKFVDPLILIVLALTMLPPAFKILGPALRDVLGIAPDTLDDQVRQVMEAAKVEHGFDDYVTYVQKHGRARFIEIHVVLPADYALSSVGQLDVLREEISAQLGEPDAARWLTISFTGDKKWIA; encoded by the coding sequence GTGAGTAACCGAGGTGAGCAGTCACTGCTCAAACAATCGACCATCCTGATGTTCGCGGTGTCGATTGCCGGGATCGTCACCGGTTTTGTTTCAGGTTCGCAATCCATCCTTTTCGATGGTTTTTTCTCGCTGATCGCAACGTTCATCAAAGTGCTGATGCTGATCACCGCCCGGCTGATCGCCAAAGAGAGCAATCACCGCTTCCAGTTCGGTTTCTGGCATCTGGAGCCTATGGTGCTGCTGATCGAAGGCAGCTTCCTGCTGTTGATCGCGATCTATGCGTTTCTCAACGGTGTGTTCGGCATCATCAACGGCGGCCGCGAGATCGAGCTGGGCTTGGTGATCATTTATGCGGCGGTGTTCACCGTCGTCGAGTTCGCCTACTTCTTCTACGTGCGTCGGCGCAATCGCAAGCTCAAGTCCAGCCTGATCCAGTTCGACAACATCAGCTGGCTGGTGGACGCGATGCTTTCGGTCGGCCTGTTGATCAGTTTTCTCGCCGCGTTGCTGCTCAAGGCCCAGGGCTTTGACGAGTGGGCGAAGTTTGTCGACCCGCTGATCCTGATCGTGCTGGCGCTGACCATGCTGCCACCGGCGTTCAAGATCCTCGGCCCGGCACTGCGTGATGTACTGGGTATTGCACCGGACACCCTGGATGATCAGGTGCGTCAGGTCATGGAAGCGGCGAAGGTCGAGCATGGTTTCGATGATTACGTGACCTACGTGCAGAAGCACGGGCGGGCGCGGTTTATCGAGATTCATGTGGTGTTGCCGGCGGATTATGCGCTGAGCAGCGTAGGTCAGCTGGATGTGTTGCGGGAGGAAATCTCGGCGCAGCTCGGCGAGCCGGATGCGGCACGCTGGTTGACGATCAGCTTTACCGGTGACAAGAAGTGGATTGCCTAG
- a CDS encoding AGE family epimerase/isomerase: MPHACRSTSLPELTALFSDVQQHFLNVIVPLWQGPGWNADMALPYEALDAAHQPLPPQRYRAMACARQLYLFSSLIGVVDNAEVRAAALFRSLQRHFHDAEHGGWFYSVDAQGKPLDQRKDLYTHAFILFACAHYWAKSREPLVESTLNAALEIIGRRFATGDGLYEACLDRDWITLQTGPLQNPLMHLAEAFLATLEVREDAATQKALVELCTAMHKQFVDPQHGVLMEKPLGAVDNWYEPGHQFEWYFLLESSALLRGSKLHAALERAFAFTEQFGVEQPSGAVRAMLDLELDGRPKDSTQRIWAQAEYLRALTLRPDSEATVLRQLQALQQRFLHAGGWHECRDELGEVSRKDMPSTTPYHLATCYSGLAEYLR; the protein is encoded by the coding sequence ATGCCCCATGCTTGCCGCTCCACCTCCCTGCCCGAATTGACCGCCCTGTTCAGCGATGTGCAACAGCACTTTCTGAACGTGATCGTGCCGCTCTGGCAAGGCCCGGGCTGGAACGCCGACATGGCGCTGCCCTACGAGGCACTCGACGCGGCGCATCAACCTTTGCCACCGCAACGCTATCGGGCGATGGCCTGCGCACGGCAGCTGTACCTGTTTTCCAGCCTGATCGGGGTTGTGGATAACGCCGAGGTGCGCGCCGCCGCGCTGTTCCGCTCGCTGCAACGGCATTTCCACGACGCCGAGCACGGCGGCTGGTTCTACAGCGTCGACGCGCAAGGCAAGCCGCTGGATCAGCGCAAAGACCTCTACACCCACGCTTTCATCCTGTTCGCCTGCGCCCATTACTGGGCCAAGTCCCGGGAGCCGCTGGTGGAATCCACGCTGAACGCCGCACTGGAAATCATCGGTCGGCGCTTCGCCACCGGTGACGGCCTGTACGAAGCGTGCCTGGACCGCGACTGGATCACCCTGCAAACCGGCCCGCTGCAAAACCCGCTGATGCACCTGGCCGAGGCGTTCCTCGCCACCCTCGAGGTACGCGAAGACGCGGCGACGCAGAAAGCGCTGGTCGAGTTATGCACAGCCATGCACAAGCAGTTCGTCGACCCGCAACATGGCGTGTTGATGGAAAAACCACTGGGGGCTGTGGATAACTGGTACGAGCCAGGGCATCAGTTCGAATGGTATTTCCTGCTTGAGTCTTCAGCCCTGCTGCGTGGTTCGAAACTGCACGCGGCGCTGGAGCGAGCCTTCGCTTTCACCGAGCAATTCGGCGTTGAACAGCCGTCCGGCGCCGTGCGGGCAATGCTCGATCTGGAACTGGACGGTCGCCCGAAAGATTCGACTCAGCGCATCTGGGCGCAGGCGGAATACCTGCGCGCCCTGACCTTGCGCCCGGACAGCGAAGCCACCGTGCTGCGCCAGTTGCAGGCGCTGCAGCAGCGTTTTCTGCACGCGGGCGGGTGGCATGAATGCCGAGATGAGCTGGGGGAGGTCAGCCGCAAGGACATGCCTTCAACGACGCCTTATCACTTGGCGACGTGCTACAGCGGGCTGGCTGAATATCTGCGTTGA
- a CDS encoding HupE/UreJ family protein, which yields MTLKRILGAVALLLTPALAFAHPGHGDSGLIAGISHPIGGLDHLLAMVAVGLWAAQQQGAARWALPCTFVGTMLIGGMLGFEGLELPVLESGIAASVLALGLAVALAVRPPLVMAVAATALFALFHGVAHGLELPDMSSPWAYAAGFVAATAALHAAGYGLVRVLPQAAAPLVRVAGAASAVTGAWLLAG from the coding sequence ATGACACTCAAACGCATTCTCGGCGCCGTGGCGCTGCTGCTGACCCCGGCACTCGCCTTCGCCCACCCGGGCCACGGCGACAGCGGCTTGATCGCCGGCATCAGCCACCCGATCGGCGGCCTCGACCACTTGCTGGCGATGGTTGCAGTCGGCCTGTGGGCCGCGCAGCAGCAAGGCGCGGCACGCTGGGCGCTGCCCTGCACGTTTGTCGGCACCATGCTGATCGGCGGCATGCTCGGTTTTGAAGGGCTGGAGTTGCCGGTGCTGGAAAGCGGGATCGCCGCTTCGGTGCTGGCGCTGGGTCTGGCGGTGGCACTGGCGGTGCGTCCACCGCTGGTGATGGCGGTGGCGGCGACGGCGTTGTTTGCGCTGTTCCATGGTGTGGCGCATGGCCTGGAACTGCCGGACATGAGCAGCCCTTGGGCGTATGCCGCCGGTTTCGTCGCGGCGACTGCAGCGCTGCATGCGGCGGGTTATGGCCTGGTGCGCGTGTTGCCTCAGGCTGCTGCACCATTGGTGCGAGTGGCGGGGGCTGCTTCGGCGGTGACCGGTGCATGGTTGCTGGCCGGCTGA
- the ureG gene encoding urease accessory protein UreG, giving the protein MNTQPLRVGIGGPVGSGKTALTLALCLALRDRYNLAVVTNDIYTREDADFLVRNEALAPERIIGVETGGCPHTAIREDASINLEAVDQLNRRFPGLDLILVESGGDNLSATFSPELSDLTIYVIDVSAGDKLPRKGGPGICKSDLLVINKIDLAPLVGASLEMMDSDTQRMRNGKPFVFSNQKTGQGLEEIIAFIERQGLLNAA; this is encoded by the coding sequence ATGAACACACAACCCCTGCGCGTCGGCATCGGCGGCCCGGTCGGTTCCGGCAAGACTGCATTGACCCTGGCCCTGTGCCTGGCGTTGCGCGATCGCTACAACCTGGCCGTCGTTACCAACGACATCTACACCCGCGAAGACGCCGACTTTCTGGTGCGCAACGAAGCGCTGGCACCGGAGCGGATCATCGGCGTGGAAACCGGTGGCTGCCCGCACACGGCGATCCGCGAAGACGCTTCGATCAACCTCGAAGCCGTCGATCAACTGAACCGGCGCTTTCCGGGGCTGGACCTGATTCTGGTGGAATCCGGTGGCGACAACCTGTCGGCAACCTTCAGTCCGGAACTGTCGGACCTGACCATCTACGTGATCGACGTCTCCGCCGGCGACAAGCTGCCGCGCAAGGGCGGACCGGGGATCTGCAAGTCCGACCTGCTGGTGATCAACAAGATCGACCTGGCGCCGCTGGTCGGTGCTTCGCTGGAAATGATGGATAGCGACACCCAGCGCATGCGCAACGGCAAGCCATTCGTCTTCAGCAACCAGAAAACCGGCCAGGGCCTGGAAGAGATCATCGCCTTCATCGAGCGCCAGGGCCTGCTGAACGCCGCCTGA
- a CDS encoding urease accessory protein UreF, with the protein MNPAWALLRLASPQLPIGGYSYSQGLEMAVDNGRVNNPDNARRWISDQLLLNLARFEAPLLLAHCQAAAEENWPKLLHLCETHRASRETRELHLESRQMGYSLQQLLNGLPELDAPARSFLEQCAEPHLALGWALAARAWQISPQDALAAWLWSWLENQLAVLMKTLPLGQQAAQRLTSELLPLLQQAQQDATRINPEHIGSAAFGLSLACMAHERQYSRLFRS; encoded by the coding sequence GTGAATCCGGCCTGGGCGCTGTTGCGCCTGGCTAGTCCGCAACTGCCGATTGGCGGCTACAGCTATTCGCAAGGCCTGGAAATGGCGGTGGATAACGGCCGCGTGAACAACCCGGACAACGCCCGCCGCTGGATCAGCGATCAACTACTGCTCAACCTCGCCCGTTTTGAGGCGCCGCTGCTGCTGGCCCATTGTCAGGCCGCGGCCGAGGAAAACTGGCCCAAGTTGCTGCATCTCTGCGAAACCCACCGCGCCAGCCGCGAGACCCGCGAGTTGCATCTGGAGAGCCGGCAGATGGGCTACTCGCTGCAGCAATTGCTCAACGGTTTGCCGGAACTCGACGCGCCGGCCCGCAGCTTTCTTGAGCAATGCGCTGAACCGCACCTGGCCCTTGGCTGGGCACTCGCTGCCCGCGCCTGGCAGATCAGCCCACAGGACGCCCTCGCTGCGTGGCTATGGAGCTGGCTGGAAAACCAGCTCGCGGTACTGATGAAAACCCTGCCGCTGGGCCAGCAAGCCGCCCAGCGCCTGACCAGCGAACTGTTGCCGTTGCTGCAACAGGCGCAGCAGGACGCCACCCGCATCAATCCCGAACACATCGGCAGCGCCGCATTCGGCCTGTCTCTGGCGTGCATGGCGCATGAGCGCCAATACAGCCGTCTGTTTCGCTCTTAG
- the ureE gene encoding urease accessory protein UreE — MLVIHRRIDPQPVWSAELHLTFEARSKSRLRCFSADGEDVGLFLERGQAPLYDGECLQAEDGRIVRVCARPEQLLHVTCANAFELTRAAYHLGNRHVALQVGDGWLRLLDDYVLKAMLEQLGAQVEAIEAPFQPEHGAYGGGHHHSRHGDEDFNYAPKLHQFGVRL; from the coding sequence ATGCTGGTGATTCATCGCAGAATCGACCCTCAACCTGTCTGGTCCGCCGAGTTGCACCTGACCTTCGAAGCGCGGAGCAAAAGCCGTCTGCGCTGTTTCAGTGCCGATGGCGAAGACGTCGGGTTGTTTCTGGAGCGCGGTCAGGCACCGTTATATGACGGCGAATGCCTGCAGGCCGAGGACGGCCGCATCGTTCGCGTCTGCGCCCGCCCCGAGCAACTGCTGCACGTCACCTGCGCCAATGCCTTCGAACTGACCCGCGCCGCCTATCACCTCGGTAACCGCCACGTTGCCTTGCAAGTCGGCGATGGCTGGCTGCGTCTGCTCGATGATTACGTGCTCAAGGCCATGCTCGAACAGCTCGGCGCCCAGGTCGAGGCGATAGAAGCACCGTTCCAGCCGGAACACGGTGCCTACGGCGGCGGCCATCACCATTCGCGGCATGGCGACGAAGATTTCAACTACGCGCCCAAACTCCATCAGTTCGGCGTACGTCTGTGA
- a CDS encoding TetR family transcriptional regulator → MLPRAEQKQQTRNALMDAARHLMESGRGFGSLSLREVTKTAGIVPTGFYRHFADMDELGLVLVSEVGQTFRETIRLVRHNEFVMGGIIDASVRIFLDVVSANRSQFLFLAREQYGGSQPVRQAIGRLRENISADLAADLTLMPKLQHLDAAGLSVIADLIVKSVFATLPDIIDPPAEALPEHLTPQAKITQQLRFIFIGLKHWQGLGSTE, encoded by the coding sequence ATGCTGCCCCGCGCCGAACAGAAACAACAGACCCGCAACGCCCTGATGGACGCCGCCCGCCATTTGATGGAAAGCGGCCGAGGTTTCGGCAGCCTGAGCCTGCGCGAAGTGACCAAGACCGCCGGCATCGTGCCCACCGGTTTCTATCGGCATTTCGCTGACATGGACGAGCTGGGTCTGGTGCTGGTCAGTGAAGTCGGTCAGACCTTCCGCGAAACCATCCGCCTGGTACGCCACAATGAATTCGTCATGGGCGGGATCATCGATGCGTCGGTGCGGATCTTCCTCGACGTGGTCAGCGCCAACCGTTCGCAGTTCCTGTTTCTCGCTCGTGAGCAGTACGGCGGTTCGCAACCGGTACGTCAGGCGATTGGCCGTCTGCGCGAAAACATCAGCGCCGACCTCGCGGCCGACCTGACATTGATGCCCAAGTTGCAGCATCTGGACGCTGCCGGGCTGAGCGTAATCGCCGACCTGATCGTCAAATCGGTGTTCGCCACTCTGCCGGACATCATCGACCCGCCCGCCGAGGCCCTGCCGGAGCATCTGACGCCGCAGGCGAAGATCACCCAGCAATTGCGCTTCATCTTTATCGGCCTCAAGCACTGGCAAGGGTTGGGCAGTACCGAGTAA